Proteins from a genomic interval of Diospyros lotus cultivar Yz01 chromosome 6, ASM1463336v1, whole genome shotgun sequence:
- the LOC127803211 gene encoding uncharacterized protein LOC127803211, giving the protein MTPTRMMEKTANNAVQMPDEINVHMASMDLLGFLSNLSWDAKAVNTMGCFVFKFLEFLGFLLHGTNQPIVDLASSMATLKENRISLVGSSLEKFQVPLDQLNNLIKLTLEVIEYISKFTLLADTEYNKEDLLSMCAHWAILSVVVCYVQITLLMHKG; this is encoded by the exons ATGACTCCTACTCGCATG ATGGAAAAGACTGCAAACAATGCTGTGCAGATGCCTGATGAGATTAATGTTCATATGGCGTCAATGGATTTACTTGGATTCTTATCAAACTTGTCATGGGATGCAAAGGCAGTAAATACCATGGGctgttttgttttcaaatttctgGAGTTCTTGGGGTTCTTGCTTCATGGTACTAACCAACCAATAGTTGATTTAGCCTCATCAATGGCAACCTTAAAGGAAAATCGTATTTCTCTTGTGGGCTCATCACTTGAGAAATTTCAAGTACCTCTTGACCAGCTTAACAATCTCATCAAGCTCACATTAGAAGTGATTGAATACATCTCTAAATTTACATTGTTGGCCGACACAGAGTACAACAAAGAAGACCTCTTATCAATGTGTGCACATTGGGCAATTCTAAGTGTGGTAGTTTGCTACGTTCAAATCACTTTGCTCATGCACAAAGGGTAA